In a single window of the Arthrobacter sp. StoSoilA2 genome:
- a CDS encoding TM0106 family RecB-like putative nuclease translates to MFFLDSEIAGAPQDLVFSASDLVIAATCEYQLLRKLDEKLARSPKAEFAADAMLDRTAKLGDVHEHRVLDEFLAEFGPWDPATRRGVYDVVPASAMDRAALLAKHAESIDALRSGADIVFQAAFFDGQFHGRSDFLVKRPGGQYAVFDTKLARHAKVTALLQLAAYGDQLLQAGITPDPTVTLVLGNRVHSDHPLAEILPVFKERRERFLGMTTAHRAASGPIEWGDSRFSACGRCDYCAEQVKLHRDLLMVAGMRISRRKKLMEAGVTTIDQLAALPDAADPITLRLREQAQLQTGVGTPDGTVKYTDKAGEAKTVSYKILPENTLGRLPEPDPGDIFFDFEGDPLWQDPVTGKWGLEYLFGVIENPAEPGAQPVFRPFWAHSREEEGQAFVDFLEYVAKRRASYPGMHIYHYAAYEKTALRNLSLTHVVGETAVDDLLKQGVLVDLYDTVRHSIRVSENSYSIKKLEPLYMGQHLRSGDVTDAGASVVAYADFCTARDTGQAEQAAAILESIRDYNEYDCLSTLELRNWLLARAAERSIVPGSITQEEPTPEEDKYQAAPEEKALFDYLDGLPGEERASADSRAIAIVAAGVGYHRREDKQHWWGHFDRLEKPVSQWEDGRDIFTVDHAEVLQDWAKRPPRRNRVRTVKLIGRSGDGAGLEPGKTYFRMYGPPLPDALVGKESSVLGRAGWSKTEVIEVGEEGELESVIMEESLRNDSTEFKQLPIALTPDEPLYTTGQRAALAALATKLRASLPLWPRDCSLDLVRRQPPKLRTLASLPAVEPGPDGYIDAITAAVKDLDNSYLAVQGPPGSGKTYVGAHVLARLVADGWKVGVVAQSHAVVEHMLCAAVEKAGVDPLRVAKEVKHNEPVPWNGCAKGDVEDILSKPGGALIGGTAWTMVGSSVPAGSLDLLVIDEAGQFSLANTMAVSRATKSLLLLGDPQQLPQVTQGIHPEPVDESALGWLSDGYNTLPPELGYFLALSWRMHPALCSAVSDLSYDGRLEAAPAASKRQLDRAEPGISCVYVDHTGNSSSSPEEAAEVVRQVRAHLGLQWLDPSEEEEGPRPLMETDILVVAAYNAQVQLIKHQLREAGLTKVRVGTVDKFQGQEAPVVIVSMAASAAGEVPRGMEFLLLRSRINVAVSRGQWRAVVVRSPELTNYLPTHPEGLENLGGFVALCQRGSPKRFVPPN, encoded by the coding sequence GTGTTCTTTCTCGATTCGGAGATAGCTGGCGCGCCGCAGGATTTGGTGTTCTCAGCCAGTGATCTGGTCATCGCTGCCACCTGTGAGTACCAGCTGCTCCGGAAACTCGACGAAAAACTGGCCCGCTCCCCCAAAGCTGAGTTCGCGGCAGATGCCATGTTGGATCGCACGGCCAAGCTCGGCGATGTCCATGAGCACAGGGTCCTGGACGAATTCCTAGCCGAGTTCGGGCCCTGGGACCCAGCTACCAGAAGAGGCGTTTACGACGTCGTTCCCGCCTCCGCCATGGACCGCGCCGCCCTTTTGGCCAAGCATGCGGAATCCATCGACGCCTTGCGCTCCGGAGCGGACATCGTGTTCCAGGCCGCGTTCTTCGATGGCCAATTCCACGGCCGTTCCGATTTCCTGGTCAAGCGTCCCGGCGGTCAGTACGCAGTCTTCGACACAAAGCTTGCACGGCATGCCAAGGTCACTGCACTTTTGCAGCTGGCTGCCTATGGCGATCAACTTCTTCAGGCAGGTATTACGCCGGATCCCACAGTCACCTTGGTCCTGGGCAACCGCGTGCACAGCGATCACCCGCTCGCGGAGATTTTGCCAGTCTTCAAGGAACGCCGCGAACGCTTTCTTGGAATGACCACGGCCCATCGGGCTGCTTCAGGACCCATCGAATGGGGCGACTCCCGCTTCTCCGCATGCGGCCGCTGCGACTACTGTGCCGAGCAAGTAAAACTGCACCGGGACCTCCTCATGGTTGCCGGAATGCGGATCAGCCGCCGTAAGAAGCTGATGGAGGCCGGAGTCACCACCATCGACCAACTCGCGGCACTTCCCGACGCCGCAGATCCCATCACGCTTCGGCTGCGCGAGCAAGCACAGTTGCAGACCGGCGTAGGGACTCCGGACGGGACAGTGAAGTACACGGACAAAGCAGGCGAAGCCAAAACGGTCAGCTACAAGATCCTGCCGGAGAACACCCTTGGCAGGCTCCCGGAACCGGATCCCGGCGATATTTTCTTCGACTTCGAGGGCGATCCTTTGTGGCAGGATCCCGTCACGGGCAAGTGGGGCCTTGAGTACCTTTTCGGCGTCATCGAAAACCCTGCGGAGCCCGGCGCCCAACCGGTCTTTCGTCCGTTTTGGGCGCATTCCCGGGAGGAGGAGGGCCAGGCTTTTGTTGATTTCCTGGAGTATGTGGCCAAACGCCGTGCCAGCTACCCAGGCATGCACATTTACCATTACGCCGCTTACGAGAAGACGGCCCTTCGCAACCTTTCCCTGACGCACGTGGTGGGCGAAACCGCCGTCGACGACCTCCTGAAGCAAGGGGTCCTGGTGGACCTTTACGACACCGTCCGCCACAGCATCCGCGTTTCCGAGAACTCGTACAGCATCAAGAAACTTGAACCCCTCTATATGGGCCAGCACCTCCGGTCCGGAGACGTGACCGACGCCGGTGCCTCCGTGGTTGCCTACGCGGACTTCTGCACGGCGAGGGACACCGGGCAGGCTGAGCAGGCCGCAGCCATCCTTGAAAGCATCCGAGACTACAACGAGTACGACTGTCTCTCAACCTTGGAGCTGCGCAATTGGCTTCTTGCCCGCGCCGCCGAGCGATCCATCGTCCCAGGCTCCATAACGCAGGAGGAGCCCACGCCTGAGGAGGACAAGTACCAGGCTGCGCCGGAGGAAAAGGCGCTGTTCGACTACCTTGACGGGCTCCCTGGGGAAGAAAGGGCATCAGCGGATTCCCGGGCGATAGCAATTGTGGCAGCGGGCGTTGGGTACCACCGTCGTGAGGACAAACAGCACTGGTGGGGGCACTTCGACCGCTTGGAAAAGCCAGTGTCCCAGTGGGAGGACGGCCGCGACATCTTTACGGTTGACCATGCGGAAGTGCTGCAGGACTGGGCCAAGCGCCCGCCTCGCCGGAACCGCGTACGGACAGTGAAACTCATTGGCCGTTCCGGTGACGGTGCCGGGTTGGAGCCTGGCAAGACGTACTTCCGGATGTATGGTCCCCCGCTGCCTGACGCCTTGGTCGGTAAGGAATCGTCAGTGCTGGGTAGGGCTGGTTGGAGCAAGACCGAGGTCATTGAGGTGGGCGAAGAAGGCGAGCTTGAGTCCGTGATCATGGAGGAAAGCCTGCGCAACGACTCCACCGAGTTCAAGCAGCTGCCCATTGCTTTGACGCCTGACGAGCCCCTCTACACCACCGGGCAGAGAGCCGCATTGGCAGCACTGGCAACAAAGCTCCGGGCCTCCCTGCCGTTGTGGCCGCGGGATTGTTCGCTGGATCTGGTTCGACGACAACCACCTAAGCTTCGCACGCTCGCGTCGCTGCCCGCCGTGGAACCTGGTCCCGATGGGTACATCGACGCCATCACTGCTGCTGTGAAGGATTTGGACAACTCGTACTTGGCAGTCCAAGGCCCTCCCGGCAGCGGAAAGACCTATGTTGGTGCCCACGTTTTGGCCCGGCTTGTAGCAGATGGTTGGAAAGTTGGCGTCGTCGCGCAATCCCACGCCGTGGTGGAACACATGCTTTGTGCGGCGGTGGAGAAAGCCGGAGTGGATCCGTTGCGGGTGGCCAAGGAAGTCAAGCACAACGAACCTGTGCCGTGGAACGGGTGCGCCAAGGGGGACGTGGAGGACATCCTGTCCAAGCCTGGCGGAGCCCTGATCGGTGGAACGGCCTGGACCATGGTGGGAAGTTCCGTTCCCGCGGGTTCCCTGGACCTGCTGGTCATTGACGAGGCCGGACAGTTTTCCTTGGCCAATACCATGGCCGTCAGCCGGGCCACAAAGAGCCTCCTGCTGCTCGGAGACCCCCAGCAGCTTCCCCAGGTCACCCAAGGAATACACCCTGAACCGGTTGACGAGTCCGCGCTGGGCTGGCTGTCCGATGGTTACAACACCCTTCCACCGGAGCTTGGCTACTTCCTCGCCTTGTCGTGGCGCATGCATCCGGCTCTCTGCTCTGCTGTTTCGGACTTGTCGTACGACGGCCGTCTGGAAGCGGCCCCCGCGGCTTCGAAGCGTCAGCTGGATAGAGCAGAGCCCGGGATTTCCTGCGTCTACGTTGACCACACAGGGAACTCGAGCTCTTCCCCCGAAGAAGCTGCCGAAGTGGTTCGGCAGGTCCGGGCACACCTGGGCCTCCAGTGGCTGGACCCCTCCGAAGAGGAGGAAGGCCCGCGGCCCCTCATGGAGACCGACATCCTCGTGGTCGCCGCCTACAACGCCCAGGTTCAGCTCATCAAGCACCAGCTCCGCGAGGCCGGGCTCACCAAGGTCCGGGTGGGCACGGTGGACAAGT
- a CDS encoding nucleoside deaminase, which yields MTETAPTTVDPAFEAAYEAAQKSLSEGGIPIGAALARGGKIIASGHNERVQHGDPIAHGEMSALRAAGRQKTYRDTTLYTTLAPCAMCTGTIIQFKIPRVVVGEAETFPGEFDLLRSRGVEVVVLDDPRCVDMMRTFQDEHPELWAEDIAE from the coding sequence ATGACTGAAACAGCACCGACCACCGTCGATCCCGCTTTCGAAGCCGCCTATGAGGCCGCCCAAAAGAGTCTCAGCGAGGGCGGGATCCCTATTGGCGCCGCGTTGGCCCGCGGTGGGAAGATCATCGCGAGCGGGCACAACGAACGTGTCCAGCATGGCGATCCGATCGCGCATGGCGAAATGTCCGCGTTGCGCGCTGCCGGCCGGCAAAAGACTTACCGGGATACGACGCTTTACACCACGTTGGCGCCGTGTGCGATGTGCACCGGAACCATCATCCAGTTCAAGATTCCGCGCGTGGTGGTGGGCGAAGCGGAGACGTTCCCGGGAGAATTCGATCTCCTGCGTTCGCGTGGTGTTGAAGTAGTTGTCCTCGATGACCCCCGGTGCGTGGACATGATGCGTACCTTCCAGGATGAACACCCGGAACTCTGGGCGGAGGATATCGCGGAGTAG
- a CDS encoding CBS domain-containing protein: protein MSVVREFMTTNAQCIPEDQTLQDAARMMRDLDCGSLPICGNDGKLTGFITDRDIVVKCLAEGKDAREVRARDLATGKPYWIDADANVDEAIAMMEEHQVRRLPVIKDHQLVGIISQGDIARNHYAEQRVGEMVEHISAKEHMSH, encoded by the coding sequence ATGAGTGTCGTACGTGAATTCATGACCACAAATGCCCAGTGCATCCCGGAGGACCAAACTCTCCAGGACGCCGCCCGCATGATGAGGGATCTGGACTGCGGTTCACTTCCCATCTGCGGCAATGACGGCAAGCTCACCGGCTTCATCACAGACCGCGACATCGTGGTCAAGTGTCTGGCCGAGGGAAAGGACGCCCGCGAAGTCCGGGCCCGCGACCTCGCCACTGGTAAGCCGTATTGGATTGACGCTGATGCCAATGTTGACGAAGCCATCGCCATGATGGAAGAGCATCAGGTTCGCCGTCTTCCCGTCATCAAGGATCACCAGCTCGTAGGCATCATCAGCCAGGGAGACATTGCCCGCAACCACTACGCAGAACAGCGCGTGGGCGAAATGGTGGAGCACATTTCCGCCAAGGAGCATATGTCCCACTAG